A part of Desulfomicrobium baculatum DSM 4028 genomic DNA contains:
- a CDS encoding ABC transporter permease — MKIHPFFRLVAIGALCFLYIPLFAVAVFSVNASRFGLTWKGFTLDWYFQLAANSLVLEAARNTLFLAVVSTMVSTVLGTAVAIGIKRHPWGKRWAGFFDLILHLPVVTPEIVFAAALVIAFALLRYVSSIFDPGMLNMVIGHITFQIAFVALVVGSRLAAISTKIEEAARDLYADNLFLLRHVTLPLLRPGIVAGAMLAFTMSLDDFVISFFTAGPSSMTLPLYIYAQVRRGVTPDIHALSTIVLLITILAVVIAERFSRTSTKEKKHA, encoded by the coding sequence TTGAAGATCCATCCCTTCTTCCGTCTGGTGGCCATCGGAGCCCTGTGCTTCCTTTACATTCCCCTCTTCGCCGTGGCCGTGTTCTCCGTCAACGCGTCGCGCTTCGGCCTGACCTGGAAGGGCTTCACCCTGGACTGGTATTTTCAGCTGGCCGCCAACTCCCTGGTCCTGGAAGCGGCCCGCAACACCCTCTTTCTGGCCGTTGTCTCGACCATGGTCTCCACGGTTTTGGGCACGGCCGTGGCCATCGGCATCAAGCGCCACCCCTGGGGCAAGCGCTGGGCCGGATTCTTCGACCTGATCCTGCATCTGCCCGTGGTCACGCCGGAGATCGTCTTCGCCGCCGCCCTGGTCATCGCCTTCGCCCTGCTGCGCTATGTTTCGTCGATCTTCGACCCGGGCATGCTGAACATGGTCATCGGCCACATCACCTTTCAGATCGCGTTCGTGGCCCTGGTCGTGGGCAGCCGTCTGGCCGCCATCTCCACGAAAATAGAGGAGGCCGCCCGCGACCTCTACGCCGACAACCTCTTTCTGCTGCGCCACGTGACCCTGCCGCTGCTGCGGCCCGGCATCGTGGCCGGGGCCATGCTGGCCTTCACCATGTCGCTCGATGACTTCGTCATCAGCTTCTTCACGGCCGGGCCGTCGTCCATGACCCTGCCGCTCTACATCTATGCCCAGGTCCGCCGGGGAGTGACCCCGGACATCCACGCCCTGTCCACCATCGTTCTGCTGATCACCATTCTGGCAGTGGTTATCGCTGAACGTTTTTCACGCACTTCCACCAAGGAGAAAAAACATGCGTAA
- a CDS encoding sigma 54-interacting transcriptional regulator → MPDVSQLHSILDSVSYAIVAMDLDGKVVHLNERARAFLEAQGRRFSDCVGRDVAEFLPIAAPLAKAALSTAAFRNGTGRIVDRGVKLFFEITPHMRDGELAGAIVSLQRPERFEELATKLDSHQKLLQTFQAVFQASNDGIWVCDGSGTIMSINKASERLNGIRAEDFLGKNMSEVVAGGFVDQSVTLMVLKSKAQASIIQSATSTGKQLLVTGTPTFDGKGNVSLVVVNERDLTELNMLRRDLDQVQREQAKVKDELAGVTMLELNSQGLAMESPGMRRVVAKAMKLSHFNTSKILILGESGTGKSMMAKFIHQNSARRDRPFISVNCAALPESLFEAELFGYERGAFTGALKDGKAGLLEVAQDGTFFLDEVGETPLHLQAKLLKCLDDNEFTPVGGTRPKKIRCSIIAATNRNLEEQVKAKAFRKDLYYRLNALALEIPPLRSRPEDVLELTEKFLTMYNAQYQTEKRISPKGMELLLGHSYPGNARELRNLIKQAVVMSDEGVIDEALGIAMSGEAQSEDLNLTIAVEKVERELLARARKIYGSTREIARHLGISQPSVVRKMGKHKIR, encoded by the coding sequence ATGCCCGACGTATCCCAGCTCCACTCCATCCTCGACTCCGTCAGCTATGCCATCGTGGCCATGGACCTGGATGGCAAGGTCGTCCACCTCAATGAACGGGCCAGGGCCTTTCTCGAAGCCCAGGGGCGCCGCTTCTCGGACTGCGTAGGCCGAGACGTGGCCGAGTTCCTTCCCATCGCGGCCCCGCTGGCCAAGGCCGCCCTCTCCACCGCGGCCTTCCGCAACGGCACCGGACGCATCGTGGACCGAGGCGTGAAGCTCTTTTTCGAAATCACCCCGCACATGCGCGACGGCGAACTGGCCGGGGCGATCGTCAGCCTGCAGCGCCCCGAGCGCTTCGAGGAACTGGCCACCAAGCTCGATTCACACCAGAAACTCCTGCAGACTTTTCAGGCCGTTTTCCAGGCCTCCAACGACGGCATCTGGGTCTGCGACGGAAGCGGCACGATCATGTCCATCAACAAAGCCTCCGAACGCCTGAACGGCATCAGGGCCGAGGATTTTCTGGGCAAAAACATGTCCGAGGTCGTGGCTGGCGGTTTCGTGGACCAATCCGTGACGCTCATGGTGCTCAAATCCAAGGCCCAGGCCAGCATCATCCAAAGCGCGACCAGCACGGGCAAGCAGCTGCTGGTCACCGGCACACCGACCTTTGACGGAAAGGGAAACGTGTCCCTGGTTGTGGTCAACGAACGCGACCTGACCGAACTCAACATGCTGCGCCGGGATCTGGACCAGGTTCAGCGCGAGCAGGCCAAGGTCAAGGACGAACTGGCTGGAGTGACCATGCTTGAACTGAACTCCCAGGGCCTGGCCATGGAGAGTCCGGGCATGCGGCGCGTGGTGGCCAAGGCCATGAAACTCTCCCACTTCAATACCTCGAAAATCCTCATCCTGGGCGAGTCGGGCACGGGCAAGAGCATGATGGCCAAGTTCATCCATCAGAACAGCGCGCGCCGGGACAGGCCGTTCATCTCCGTCAACTGCGCGGCCTTGCCCGAATCCCTGTTCGAGGCCGAGCTGTTTGGGTACGAGCGAGGAGCATTCACCGGGGCCCTCAAGGATGGCAAGGCAGGCCTTCTGGAGGTTGCCCAGGACGGAACCTTCTTTCTGGACGAGGTCGGCGAGACCCCACTGCATCTGCAGGCCAAACTGTTGAAATGCCTGGATGACAATGAATTCACTCCCGTAGGCGGCACCAGACCCAAGAAGATTCGCTGCTCCATCATCGCCGCCACCAACCGCAACCTCGAAGAACAGGTCAAGGCCAAGGCCTTTCGCAAAGATCTTTACTACCGCCTGAACGCCCTGGCGCTGGAGATCCCGCCCTTGCGCAGCCGCCCCGAGGACGTGCTTGAGCTCACCGAAAAATTCCTGACCATGTACAACGCCCAATACCAGACAGAGAAACGCATCAGCCCCAAAGGCATGGAGCTTTTGCTGGGTCATTCCTATCCGGGCAATGCGCGCGAACTCAGAAACCTGATCAAGCAGGCAGTGGTCATGAGCGACGAGGGTGTCATCGACGAGGCTCTTGGTATTGCCATGAGCGGAGAAGCGCAAAGCGAGGACCTGAATCTAACCATAGCGGTGGAGAAAGTGGAGCGGGAGCTGCTCGCACGGGCCCGGAAGATCTACGGCAGCACGCGGGAAATCGCCCGCCACCTGGGCATCAGTCAGCCCTCGGTCGTGCGCAAAATGGGCAAGCACAAAATCCGATGA
- the gabT gene encoding 4-aminobutyrate--2-oxoglutarate transaminase — MTNNALFERRKKAVPRGVFNTAPIFAKSASGATITDVEGRVYIDFVGGIGVMNVGHCNPKVVEAIKTQAEKLVHSCFHVVMYEGYVALAEKLIELAPGDFEKKAALFNSGAEAVENAIKVARHATGRQGILAFDGAFHGRTLLAMSLTSKVKPYKLGFGPYAPEIYRQPYPYCYRCPVDCEYPSCGIKCVDVIKKSFIGNAAAEHLAAVIIEPVTGEGGFIVPPREYFPKLKALCEENGIVFIADEVQTGFGRTGSMLAMEHWGVIPDITVVAKSMGGGMPISGIVGRADLLDAPQIGGLGGTYGGNPVSCAASLAAIDELETHVLAKGQALAAKAQSAFKSWQEHYPLIGDVRGLGAMLALELVHDRTTKEPAPDKTQAMVARCRDNGLLLLACGNFGNVIRTLMPLVTSAEELEKGLEIMEEALAFVSAK; from the coding sequence ATGACAAATAACGCATTGTTTGAACGCAGGAAAAAGGCTGTCCCGCGCGGCGTGTTCAACACCGCCCCCATCTTTGCCAAGAGCGCCTCCGGTGCCACGATCACGGATGTGGAAGGCCGCGTGTACATCGACTTTGTCGGCGGCATCGGCGTCATGAACGTCGGCCACTGCAACCCCAAGGTGGTCGAGGCCATCAAGACGCAGGCCGAGAAGCTCGTGCACAGCTGCTTCCATGTCGTCATGTACGAGGGCTATGTGGCTCTGGCCGAAAAGCTCATCGAACTCGCTCCCGGTGATTTCGAGAAAAAGGCCGCCCTCTTCAACAGCGGGGCCGAGGCCGTGGAGAACGCTATCAAGGTCGCCCGTCACGCCACAGGCCGTCAGGGCATCCTGGCCTTTGACGGGGCATTCCACGGCCGGACTCTGCTGGCCATGTCCCTGACCAGCAAGGTCAAGCCCTACAAGCTGGGTTTTGGCCCCTATGCCCCTGAAATATATCGTCAGCCCTACCCCTATTGCTACCGTTGCCCCGTGGACTGCGAGTATCCGTCCTGCGGGATCAAATGCGTGGACGTGATCAAAAAGAGCTTCATCGGCAACGCCGCGGCCGAGCATCTGGCCGCCGTCATCATCGAGCCCGTGACCGGCGAGGGCGGCTTCATCGTCCCACCCAGGGAATACTTTCCCAAGCTCAAGGCCCTGTGCGAAGAAAACGGCATCGTCTTCATCGCCGACGAGGTCCAGACCGGATTCGGCCGCACGGGCTCCATGCTGGCCATGGAGCACTGGGGCGTAATCCCGGACATCACCGTGGTCGCCAAGAGCATGGGCGGTGGCATGCCCATCTCCGGCATCGTCGGCCGTGCCGACCTGCTGGACGCGCCGCAGATCGGCGGCCTCGGAGGTACCTACGGCGGCAACCCGGTCAGCTGCGCCGCGTCCCTGGCGGCCATCGACGAACTCGAAACCCACGTTCTGGCCAAGGGCCAGGCCCTTGCCGCCAAAGCCCAGAGCGCCTTTAAGTCCTGGCAAGAACACTATCCTCTCATCGGTGATGTGCGCGGCCTTGGCGCCATGCTGGCCCTGGAACTGGTCCATGACCGCACAACCAAGGAACCGGCTCCCGACAAGACCCAGGCCATGGTCGCCCGCTGCCGCGACAACGGCCTGTTGCTGCTGGCCTGCGGCAACTTCGGCAACGTCATCCGCACGCTCATGCCCCTGGTCACGTCCGCAGAAGAACTGGAAAAAGGACTCGAGATCATGGAAGAAGCACTGGCTTTCGTATCCGCCAAATAG
- a CDS encoding DEAD/DEAH box helicase codes for MDFSSFSFDQRLNVGIRDCGYVTPTPIQIQAIPSVLAGKDVLGLAQTGTGKTAAFALPLLQRMITDGISVRGPVRVLVLAPTRELALQIHETFISLGKQTGIRSAAVFGGVGETPQVKAARQASVLVACPGRLLDLVNRGLVDLSHVNALVLDEADRMFDMGFLPDLRRIMAKLPAKRQNLLFSATMPPEIRKIADQVLVQPAVVQVSNTAPPEKIRHTLYPVSAGQKMGLLEAYLGRTPHDCVLIFTRTKHRAKSLARKLEQKGMLATSLQGNLSQNRRQEALDGFRSGKYRIMVATDIAARGIDCVRISHVVNFDLPDTAESYTHRIGRTGRADKSGEAITLVSPEDSAQINAIERILGGRLERVRLEGFAYSSGGDEASFEEPRPARAPGRTPGRNAPSGRSGRPAPRNTSDSRSPAGRSGNPRRSSSPGRGVFGVASAAS; via the coding sequence GTGGATTTTTCCTCTTTTTCTTTTGACCAGCGTTTGAACGTTGGCATCCGTGACTGCGGCTATGTTACCCCCACCCCCATTCAGATTCAGGCCATTCCTTCGGTGCTCGCCGGCAAGGATGTTCTCGGCCTGGCCCAGACCGGCACCGGCAAGACCGCTGCCTTTGCCCTGCCGCTGTTGCAGCGTATGATCACGGACGGTATTTCCGTGCGCGGCCCGGTGCGCGTGCTTGTTCTGGCTCCAACCCGCGAGCTTGCCCTGCAGATTCACGAAACGTTCATTTCGCTTGGCAAACAGACCGGCATCCGCTCCGCGGCGGTTTTCGGCGGCGTTGGCGAAACTCCGCAGGTCAAAGCCGCCCGCCAGGCGAGCGTCCTTGTGGCATGTCCCGGACGTCTGCTGGATCTCGTCAATCGCGGTCTGGTGGATTTGTCTCATGTGAATGCCCTGGTTCTCGACGAAGCGGACCGCATGTTCGACATGGGCTTTTTGCCGGACCTGCGCCGGATCATGGCCAAGTTGCCGGCCAAACGGCAGAATCTGCTTTTTTCCGCGACCATGCCCCCTGAGATCCGCAAGATCGCCGATCAGGTTTTGGTTCAGCCCGCGGTGGTGCAGGTCTCCAATACGGCTCCGCCCGAAAAGATCCGGCATACTCTTTACCCGGTCTCCGCCGGGCAGAAGATGGGCCTGCTTGAAGCGTATCTGGGCAGGACTCCGCATGACTGCGTGCTCATCTTCACCCGCACCAAGCATCGCGCCAAGAGCCTGGCCCGCAAGCTGGAGCAGAAAGGAATGCTTGCGACATCCTTGCAGGGCAACCTGTCCCAGAATCGCAGACAGGAAGCCCTGGATGGTTTTCGCAGCGGCAAATACCGCATCATGGTCGCCACGGACATAGCGGCTCGCGGCATCGACTGCGTGCGCATTTCCCATGTCGTCAATTTTGATCTGCCGGATACGGCCGAGAGCTATACTCATCGTATCGGACGCACCGGCCGCGCCGACAAGAGCGGCGAGGCCATAACCCTGGTCTCGCCGGAAGACTCGGCCCAGATCAATGCCATCGAGCGCATCCTGGGTGGCCGTCTGGAGCGGGTGCGTCTTGAAGGTTTTGCCTATTCAAGCGGCGGCGACGAGGCTTCCTTTGAAGAACCGCGTCCTGCCCGCGCGCCCGGCAGAACTCCCGGCCGCAATGCCCCTTCCGGCAGATCAGGACGGCCTGCGCCGAGAAATACCTCCGACTCGCGCTCTCCTGCCGGACGTTCCGGCAATCCCCGCCGTTCAAGCTCCCCGGGACGGGGCGTATTCGGGGTGGCGTCAGCCGCATCCTGA
- a CDS encoding polyamine ABC transporter substrate-binding protein, which translates to MRKILLTLAFVLLTTASAWSAQELNLYIWSEYMGPEIVPNFEKQTGIKVRVDYYETMEDMMAKLQAGGASQYDLVVPTDYGIPAMIKLGLLQELDHSKIPNMKNLNPKFIDVPYDPKNAHTVAYQWGTLGMLYNKKKITGPISWATMFDADKHAGSFVLLDSVREMLGIAQCYLGMSVNTTDTEELKKVVELMLATKKSPNFQGFEGGVGGRAKVLSGGAVAAVTYNGDGLRGVEEDPENVAFANPIEGTVIWVDNMAIPSKAPNPEAAYAFINYILDAKVGAGLSNWTRYPTPNDAAKPFITPEDLQNEAIYPSDEYMGKLQFINDLGDGARIYDEMWTMIKTR; encoded by the coding sequence ATGCGTAAGATCCTGCTCACTCTCGCCTTCGTGTTGCTGACCACCGCCTCGGCCTGGTCGGCCCAGGAACTGAACCTGTACATCTGGTCCGAGTACATGGGGCCGGAGATCGTCCCCAATTTCGAGAAACAGACCGGGATCAAGGTCCGCGTGGACTACTACGAGACTATGGAAGACATGATGGCCAAGCTCCAGGCCGGCGGCGCCAGCCAGTACGACCTGGTCGTACCTACAGACTACGGTATTCCGGCCATGATCAAGCTCGGCCTTCTGCAGGAACTGGATCACTCCAAGATCCCGAACATGAAGAACCTCAACCCCAAGTTCATCGACGTGCCCTACGATCCCAAGAACGCCCACACCGTGGCCTATCAATGGGGTACCCTCGGCATGCTCTACAACAAGAAGAAGATCACCGGCCCCATCTCCTGGGCAACCATGTTTGATGCGGACAAGCACGCCGGGTCCTTCGTGCTGCTCGACTCCGTGCGCGAGATGCTGGGCATCGCCCAGTGCTACCTCGGCATGAGCGTGAACACCACGGACACCGAAGAGCTCAAGAAGGTGGTCGAACTAATGCTCGCGACCAAAAAGAGCCCGAATTTCCAGGGCTTCGAGGGCGGAGTCGGCGGCCGGGCCAAGGTCCTGTCCGGCGGGGCCGTAGCCGCCGTGACCTACAACGGCGATGGACTGCGCGGCGTGGAGGAAGACCCCGAAAACGTGGCTTTCGCCAACCCGATCGAGGGAACGGTCATCTGGGTGGACAACATGGCCATCCCGTCCAAAGCCCCAAACCCTGAAGCCGCTTACGCGTTCATCAACTACATCCTGGACGCCAAGGTCGGGGCAGGCCTGTCCAACTGGACCCGCTACCCCACCCCCAACGACGCGGCCAAGCCCTTCATCACCCCCGAAGACCTGCAGAACGAAGCCATCTACCCTTCGGATGAGTACATGGGCAAACTGCAGTTCATCAACGACCTGGGCGACGGGGCGCGCATCTACGACGAGATGTGGACCATGATCAAGACGCGCTAG
- a CDS encoding aldehyde ferredoxin oxidoreductase family protein, producing MKGFYNRILLVDLSSRSFTIVSLPDELLSVWLGGKGLATRLLMDLNPAGVEPMSPENHLIFATGSFCGTSMWGGSRYGVFTKSPLTGRYCESYSGGKAPEAMDAAGFDAIVLRGAADTFMALTVHADGCVFHDAGELWGKDSFETEDLALERFVMPELPHARKGAVVIGPASEQGVRYGIISNDYWRCAGRSGAGTVMAAKKIKAIVFQGDRKREPANPEGVTEFAKNFMLKNREGAGVKAYKAYGTTMMVAIMNTAGAFPAKYWTQGTCDHWEKISGETYHREHHVTPHACAKCFMACGRMATLAKGRHKGLKLEGPEYETIYAFGGLCMIEEMDEIAYLNDLCDRLGMDTITAGNLCAFAIEAAKRDRIELDIDYGNARAIALLIEQIARREGIGAVLADGIVPAAKAWGLEDLAVHVKGMEPAGYDPRVLKGMGLTYAISDRGACHLRTTFYKPELAKMIPADIVEGKAAMLIDFEDRLIIFDTLVLCRFYRDMYDWQTLSQGMTEMIGEGCSAENLRATARRIRNLVREFNIREGQTPDEDLLPKRLLEEALPSGHSLSSEEMAYMLADYYALRGWNESGAPS from the coding sequence GTGAAAGGTTTTTACAATCGCATACTTCTGGTCGACCTGAGCAGCCGGTCCTTTACCATCGTATCGCTACCGGACGAGCTCCTGTCCGTCTGGCTGGGTGGCAAGGGCCTGGCGACCAGGCTTCTCATGGACTTGAACCCGGCCGGGGTGGAACCCATGTCTCCTGAGAATCATCTCATCTTCGCCACGGGCTCCTTCTGCGGAACGAGCATGTGGGGCGGGAGCCGCTACGGAGTGTTCACCAAGTCGCCCCTGACCGGGCGCTACTGCGAATCCTACTCCGGCGGCAAGGCGCCCGAAGCCATGGACGCGGCCGGATTCGACGCCATCGTCCTGCGCGGAGCTGCGGATACTTTCATGGCCCTGACCGTGCACGCGGACGGCTGCGTCTTCCACGACGCGGGCGAACTGTGGGGCAAGGACAGCTTCGAGACCGAAGATCTGGCCCTTGAGCGCTTTGTCATGCCGGAGCTGCCCCACGCCAGGAAGGGCGCGGTCGTTATCGGGCCCGCCTCCGAGCAGGGCGTGCGCTACGGCATCATCAGCAACGACTACTGGCGCTGCGCGGGCCGATCGGGGGCGGGCACTGTCATGGCCGCCAAGAAGATCAAGGCCATCGTCTTTCAAGGCGACCGCAAACGCGAGCCAGCCAATCCCGAAGGCGTGACCGAGTTCGCCAAGAATTTCATGCTCAAGAACCGCGAAGGCGCGGGAGTGAAGGCCTACAAGGCCTACGGCACGACCATGATGGTGGCCATCATGAACACCGCCGGAGCCTTCCCGGCCAAATACTGGACCCAGGGGACCTGCGACCACTGGGAAAAGATCAGCGGCGAGACCTATCACCGCGAGCACCACGTCACCCCCCACGCCTGCGCCAAATGCTTCATGGCCTGCGGACGCATGGCCACCCTCGCCAAGGGGCGCCACAAGGGGCTCAAACTCGAAGGCCCGGAATACGAGACCATCTACGCCTTCGGCGGGCTGTGCATGATCGAGGAGATGGACGAGATCGCCTACTTGAACGACCTCTGCGACCGCCTGGGAATGGACACCATCACGGCCGGGAACCTTTGCGCCTTCGCCATCGAGGCCGCCAAAAGAGACAGGATCGAACTCGACATCGACTACGGCAATGCCCGCGCCATCGCCCTGCTCATCGAACAGATCGCCCGGCGCGAAGGCATTGGCGCGGTCCTGGCCGACGGCATCGTGCCCGCCGCCAAGGCCTGGGGCCTGGAAGACCTGGCCGTGCACGTCAAAGGCATGGAGCCGGCCGGATACGATCCGCGCGTCCTGAAAGGCATGGGCCTGACCTACGCCATCTCCGATCGCGGCGCCTGCCACCTGCGCACCACCTTCTACAAGCCCGAACTGGCGAAAATGATCCCGGCCGACATCGTGGAAGGCAAGGCCGCCATGCTCATCGATTTCGAGGACCGCCTGATCATCTTCGACACCCTGGTCCTGTGCCGCTTCTACCGCGACATGTACGACTGGCAGACCTTGAGCCAGGGCATGACCGAGATGATCGGCGAGGGCTGCTCCGCCGAGAATCTGCGCGCCACGGCCCGGCGCATCCGCAACCTGGTGCGCGAGTTCAACATCCGCGAAGGCCAGACCCCGGACGAGGACCTGCTGCCCAAACGCCTGCTCGAAGAAGCCCTGCCCAGCGGCCACAGCCTCTCGTCCGAGGAGATGGCCTACATGCTGGCCGACTATTACGCCTTGCGCGGCTGGAACGAATCCGGAGCGCCGAGTTGA
- a CDS encoding ABC transporter permease, giving the protein MTDNVIWYGELTTSRSLLRRGLAHLSPGIAWTLVFLAIPMLALIPVGFASRGSYGQIVWEFTWNNFYRLLGYGTFGWSPDYLIILGRSCVVAAVTTIICVLLSYPLCFYIACKPARKRYFWLTLVIIPFWTNLVIRTYAWLLVLAPQMPLAKLASLLGFIAPDAPLYPTPFAVYLGMVSTFLPFVTMPLYANVEKLDWSLVEAARDLYSGSWRVFRHAILPQTTPGLAVGVTLTFIPAMGMFLVPDFLGGAKYMLVGNLIQQQFGTSRDWPFGAAVSLGLMLLTFIGIWVLRKTGGKEAVH; this is encoded by the coding sequence ATGACTGACAACGTCATCTGGTATGGCGAACTGACCACCTCGCGCAGCCTGCTGCGGCGCGGTCTGGCCCATCTCTCGCCGGGCATCGCCTGGACCCTCGTCTTTCTGGCCATCCCCATGCTGGCCCTCATCCCCGTCGGTTTCGCCTCGCGCGGGAGCTACGGCCAGATCGTGTGGGAATTCACCTGGAACAATTTCTACCGTCTGCTGGGGTACGGCACCTTCGGCTGGTCCCCGGACTACCTGATCATCCTCGGGCGCAGTTGCGTGGTCGCGGCCGTGACCACGATCATCTGCGTGCTGCTATCCTACCCCCTGTGCTTCTACATCGCCTGCAAGCCGGCCCGGAAGCGCTACTTCTGGCTGACCCTGGTCATCATCCCGTTCTGGACCAATCTGGTCATCCGCACCTATGCGTGGCTGCTGGTCCTCGCGCCGCAGATGCCCCTGGCCAAACTCGCTTCCTTGCTGGGCTTCATCGCTCCCGACGCGCCGCTCTACCCCACGCCGTTTGCCGTCTATCTCGGCATGGTCAGCACCTTCCTGCCCTTCGTGACCATGCCGCTCTACGCCAACGTGGAGAAGCTGGACTGGTCCCTGGTCGAGGCGGCCCGCGATCTCTACTCCGGCTCCTGGCGTGTGTTCCGGCACGCCATCTTGCCCCAGACCACGCCGGGCCTGGCCGTGGGTGTGACCCTGACCTTCATCCCGGCCATGGGCATGTTTCTGGTCCCTGATTTCCTGGGCGGGGCCAAATACATGCTGGTCGGCAATCTCATCCAGCAGCAGTTCGGCACCAGCCGCGACTGGCCCTTCGGCGCGGCCGTGAGCCTCGGGCTCATGCTCCTGACCTTCATTGGCATCTGGGTGCTGCGCAAGACCGGCGGCAAGGAGGCGGTGCATTGA
- a CDS encoding ABC transporter ATP-binding protein, which yields MEYSLEAYAIYKNYGSVTALTNVDVRVRPGEFFTLLGPSGCGKTTLLRIIAGLEMPDSGTIMLRGANLTSLPARERNVNTVFQNYALFPHLSVADNVAFGLRSRKFPEEVIGSKVHAALDMVHMTEFAARMPDQLSGGQQQRVAMARALVNEPEILLLDEPMSALDAKLRTTVQEELRQLQQRLGITSILVTHDQDEALTVSDRIAVMNQGQFVQVGTPMEIYERPCNRFVANFLGKANIIEATRAPGGVQSELGFLQVNGVDWETGYLAIRPERVRLRDEAPSVNGVQSRVRDAFYRGDHLDIWLEAGNLRLRTAPHRAIASGDMVWVELPAEALVVLHD from the coding sequence ATGGAGTATAGTCTTGAGGCCTACGCCATCTACAAGAACTACGGATCCGTCACCGCGCTGACCAATGTGGACGTGCGGGTTCGGCCCGGGGAGTTCTTCACCCTGCTGGGGCCGTCAGGATGCGGCAAGACCACGCTGCTGCGCATCATCGCCGGGCTCGAGATGCCGGACTCGGGCACGATCATGCTCCGGGGCGCCAACCTGACCTCCCTGCCGGCCAGGGAGCGCAACGTGAACACCGTGTTCCAGAACTACGCCCTGTTCCCGCACCTGAGCGTGGCCGACAACGTGGCCTTCGGGCTGCGCTCGCGAAAATTTCCCGAAGAGGTGATCGGCTCCAAGGTTCATGCGGCCCTCGATATGGTACATATGACCGAGTTCGCCGCGCGCATGCCCGACCAGCTCTCCGGAGGCCAGCAGCAGCGCGTGGCCATGGCCCGCGCCCTGGTCAACGAACCCGAGATCCTGCTCCTCGACGAACCCATGTCCGCCCTCGACGCGAAGCTGCGCACCACCGTGCAGGAAGAGCTGCGCCAACTGCAGCAGCGCCTGGGTATCACCTCCATCCTCGTCACCCACGACCAGGACGAGGCCCTGACCGTGTCCGACCGCATCGCGGTCATGAACCAGGGGCAATTCGTGCAGGTCGGCACGCCCATGGAGATTTACGAGCGGCCGTGCAACCGCTTCGTGGCCAATTTTCTGGGCAAGGCCAACATCATCGAGGCCACCCGCGCGCCGGGCGGAGTCCAGTCCGAACTGGGCTTCTTGCAGGTGAACGGCGTGGACTGGGAAACGGGCTATCTGGCCATCCGGCCCGAACGGGTCCGCCTGCGCGACGAGGCCCCGAGCGTCAACGGCGTGCAGAGCCGGGTGCGGGACGCCTTCTATCGCGGCGACCATCTGGACATCTGGCTCGAAGCCGGCAACCTGCGCCTGCGCACGGCCCCGCACCGGGCCATCGCCAGCGGCGACATGGTCTGGGTGGAGCTGCCGGCCGAGGCCCTGGTGGTGCTCCATGACTGA